One Peromyscus leucopus breed LL Stock chromosome 4, UCI_PerLeu_2.1, whole genome shotgun sequence genomic region harbors:
- the LOC114710138 gene encoding olfactory receptor 998-like gives MEEKNQTAVTEFLFLGITDNLHQKIVLFIIFFFVYLVTLGGNLGMITLIWVDPRLHTPMYFFLSHLSFVDVCSSSSIAPKMLCDIFAKNKVISFMGCAAQMWFFGLFVATECFLLAAMAYDRYTAICKPLVYTLIMSQNVCVLLVIGPYIIAIISTMTHTTLTFCLPFCGPHIINHFFCDISPLLSLACIDTQINKLVLFILAGGVGVLSGLIILVSYICILMAILKIQTANGRQKAFSTCSSHLATVSILYGTLFFIYVRPNSSSSLNINKVISLFYTVVIPMLNPLIYSLRNKEVKNAFSRTLERKHFLTGA, from the coding sequence atggaagaaaagaatcagACTGCAGTGACCGAGTTTCTCTTCCTTGGTATCACAGATAACCTCCATCAGAAGATTGTCCTCTtcatcatctttttctttgtttatcttGTCACCCTCGGGGGTAACCTGGGCATGATCACTCTCATATGGGTGGACCCGAGGCTGCACACACCTATGTACTTTTTTCTCAGCCACCTGTCCTTTGTAGATGTGTGCTCCTCTTCTTCCATAGCTCCCAAGATGCTGTGTGACATCTTTGCAAAGAACAAAGTCATCTCTTTTATGGGCTGTGCTGCACAGATGTGGTTCTTTGGTCTCTTTGTGGCAACTGAGTGTTTCCTCCTGGCTGCCATGGCATATGATCGGTATACAGCCATCTGTAAGCCCTTGGTGTATACACTCATTATGTCCCAGAATGTCTGTGTGCTTTTGGTTATTGGGCCTTATATTATTGCTATTATAAGTACAATGACTCACACAACTTTAACCTTTTGCTTACCATTTTGTGGTCCACATATCATCAACCACTTTTTCTGTGATATTTCCCCATTGCTGTCTCTAGCATGTATTGATACCCAGATTAATAAGTTGGTGCTTTTTATCTTGGCTGGAGGAGTAGGTGTGCTCAGTGGTCTGATCATCCTGGTCTCGTATATCTGCATCTTGATGGCCATCTTGAAGATTCAGACAGCAAATGGGAGACAAAAAGCCTTCTCCACTTGTTCTTCTCACTTGGCAACTGTCTCTATCCTGTATGGgactcttttctttatttacgTTCGACCTAACTCCAGTTCCTCCCTGAATATCAATAAAGTGATCTCCCTATTTTATACTGTGGTGATCCCCATGTTGAATCCCCTCATCTACAGCTTGAGGAACAAAGAGGTGAAAAATGCATTCAGTAGAACATTGGAGAGGAAGCACTTCCTAACAGGTGCTTAA
- the LOC114710076 gene encoding olfactory receptor 998-like, giving the protein MEEKNQTTVTEFLFLGLTDHLYQKIVLFTMLLFIYLVTLGGNLGMITLIWVDPRLHTPMYFFLSHLSFVDMCSSSFIAPKMLCDIFAENKAISFVGCAVQLWFVGLFVGTECFLLASMAYDRYTAICKPLLYTLIMSKRVCVQFVLGPYVLAAINITTHTTLTFRLPFCGPNAINHFFCDISPMLSLACADSWINKIVLFVLDGIIGVFSGLIITVSYICILMAILKIQTTGGRMKAFSTCSSHLAAFSILYGTLFFIYVRPSTNSSMDTNKVISLFYTVMIPMLNPLIYSLRNKEVKDAFRRKVQRKHFPTDG; this is encoded by the coding sequence atggaagaaaagaatcagACCACAGTGACCGAGTTTCTCTTCCTGGGCCTCACTGATCACCTCTATCAAAAGATTGTACTTTTCACTATGCTTCTCTTTATTTATCTTGTCACTCTGGGGGGTAACCTGGGCATGATCACTCTCATATGGGTGGACCCCAGGCTGCACACACCTATGTACTTTTTTCTCAGCCACCTGTCCTTTGTAGATATGTGCTCCTCTTCTTTCATAGCCCCTAAGATGCTGTGTGATATCTTTGCAGAGAACAAAGCCATCTCTTTTGTGGGCTGTGCTGTACAGTTATGGTTTGTTGGTCTTTTTGTGGGAACTGAGTGTTTCCTCCTTGCTTCCATGGCATATGATCGGTATACTGCCATCTGTAAGCCCTTGTTGTATACTCTCATTATGTCTAAGAGGGTCTGTGTGCAGTTTGTCCTAGGACCTTATGTCCTAGCTGCTATAAACATCACAACTCATACAACCTTGACTTTTCGCTTACCATTCTGTGGTCCAAATGCCATCAACCATTTCTTCTGTGATATTTCCCCAATGCTTTCCCTAGCATGTGCTGACTCTTGGATCAACAAGATAGTGCTTTTTGTCTTAGATGGAATAATAGGAGTGTTTAGTGGTCTGatcatcacagtctcctacaTCTGCATCTTGATGGCCATCTTGAAGATCCAGACTACTGGTGGGAGAATGAAAGCTTTCTCTACTTGTTCCTCTCACTTGGCAGCATTCTCCATCCTGTATGGAACTCTGTTCTTCATCTATGTTCGACCTAGTACAAATTCTTCCATGGACACCAACaaagttatttctttattttatactgTCATGATTCCCATGTTGAACCCCCTCATCTATAGCTTGAGGAACAAGGAAGTGAAAGATGCTTTCAGAAGAAAagtacaaaggaaacatttcccaACAGATGGGTAA